The Rhodoferax ferrireducens T118 DNA segment CTCAGCAAGGCGAACTCATTGGCTTGCTGCACGATTTGGGGAAGTACAGCGCAGAGTTCCAAAATTATCTGAAATCTGCTGTTGAGTTGCTGAACCCGGATGAAGATGAGTTTGTCGATGCCAAAGGGCTCAAGGGAAAAGTTGACCATTCCACAGCCGGCGCACAACTGGTGTGGCAAGAACTCGCTAAGTTTGGGCAACTCGGACAGATCGTTGCTCAGATATTGGCGCTGTGTATTGCTTCGCATCACTCAGGACTAATCGACTGTTTAAGCGCTGACGAAAACAGTCTTGGGGATGACTCGTTTAGCAAACGAATGAACAAGCAGGACGGACGAAGCCATTTAGATGAAGCACAGACCGTCGCCGATGACCTTGTTCTGCTGCGCGCTCACGCGCTTATGGCAGAGCCTTCAATGATTCATGCAATACAGAGCCTTGTTGGCAAGATCATTCGGCTCTCTCCAGAAAAAAATGATCGCAACATCGTGACGCAACAGCACATCGGTTTACTGGTGCGGTTTTTGTTCAGCTGCTTGATCGACGCTGATCGTATCGATACCGCAGATTTTGAAAACCCCAGACAGGCCAAATTGCGTATGGGTGGACGCTATGCCGATTGGGATACTTTGTGCTTCCGCCTTGAAGCGCATCTGGCTAACTTCACTCCCCGTTATCCCATTGACCAACTTCGTCAGGATATTTCGCAGCACTGCTTCAATGCTGCCAAGCGTCGTCGCGGCATCTTTACTCTGACAGTGCCTACGGGTGGCGGCAAAACACTGGCGAGTCTAAGGTTTGCGCTACATCATGCCAAGACACACCAGATGGAACGCGTGATTTATGTCATTCCATTTACATCCATCATTGACCAAAATGCGGATGTGGTTCGGCGTATTCTGGAACCACAAGGTGTTGTGCCCGGAACCGTGGTACTAGAACACCATTCCAATTTGACTCCCGAATCACAAACTTGGCGCAGCAAAATGCTCTCTGAAAACTGGGATGCGCCAGTGGTTTACACCACCAGCGTTCAGTTTCTGGAAACCTTGTTTGGTTCGGGTACCCGAGGTGCCCGGCGCATGCACCAACTGGCCAACGCTGTGTTGATCTTTGATGAAATTCAGACGTTGCCGGTCAATTGTGTTCATCTGTTTAACAACGCGATCAGTTTTTTAACCAAGCATTGCAACAGCACGGTGGTTCTATGCACCGCAACACAACCTTTGCTGGACAAGGTGGATGCCTTCAAGGGTGCAATGCAGTTAGCCGATGATCACGAGATCATGCCCGATGTGCAGGGCTTGTTTGATGACCTAAAACGGGTCGAAGTCAAGAACCAACTCAGACACGGCGGTTGGTCGGCAGATGACATTGCTGCACTGGCGTTGAGTGAGGTGGAAAGGGCGCAGAGCTGTCTGGTCATTGTCAACACAAAAATCGCTGCACAAGCCATTTACCGTCAATGCAAACAGCGTGCTGAATTCAAGGTCTATCACCTCAGCACCCACATGTGCCCCGCCCACCGCAAGGTCATATTGACGCAAGTTCGCGATGACTTGCAAGTACAAACGCCAACGTTATGCATTAGCACCCAGTTGATCGAGGCCGGTGTGGATGTTGATTTTGGTTGTGTCATCCGCTTCACTGCCGGTCTGGATTCGATTGCACAAGCTGCAGGGCGCTGCAATCGCAATGGTCGACAAGATTGCGGGATTGTCCATGTCATTAACCCGCAAGACGAAAACTTGAACATGCTCCCCGATATTCGGATTGGTCGAGACAGGGCAGAACGTGTGATGAGCGACTTTCACGAAAATCCCGGCAAGTTCGGCAACAACCTGATTGGACCTCAGGCGTTGGCTTGGTATTACCAAAACTACTTTTACGCCAGATCTGACGAGATGACCTATCCGGTTTCTGAAAAAAAACTGGGCCATCACGACAGTTTGTTGAATTTGCTGTCCTGCAACACGATCGCTTCGGCAGAACATTCCAAAGCCGCAGGAAGGGCCCCTGACATTTATCTCCGGCAATCGTTCATGGCGGCCGCCCGTGCGTTTAAAGCCATCGATGCGCCAACTCGGGGGGTGCTGGTGCCCTTTGAGCAGGCGGGACGGGATTTGATTGCCGATTTGTGCAGTGCCTACATGCCAGACAAAGAATTTGACTTATTGCGAAAAGCCCAGCAGTACAGCGTGAACGTTTTCCCCAACGTCTTGGAAAAGCTGCAAAAGGCTGGTGTTGTTCGCGAAGTCAGGCCTGACACCGATATTTTGTTTTTGATCGACTCGCGCTACTACAGCACAGAGTTTGGGCTTGCAACAACACCCGAAGGGAATATGGAGGTTCTTTATGGTTAACCCGAACGGCATCGAATTCAAGGTATCGGCACGACATGCCTTGTTTACCGACCCCTTGACCAAAATCGGAGGTGAAAAGTGCTCGTACCACATTCCCACTTATGAGGCGCTGAAGGGCATCACCAAGTCCATTTACTGGAAGCCGACACTTATTTGGGTGATTGATGAAGTGCGGGTGATGAAGCGCATCCGGACACAAACAAAAGGCACCAAACCTTTGGACTACGGCGGCGGTAATACCCTGGCTATTTACACCTTTCTTGCGGATGTGGAATACCAAGTGCGTGCGCATTTTGAGTGGAACCTTCACCGCCCCGAACTGAAGGATGACCGTATTCCCGCCAAACACCTCGCGATTGCGCAGCGAATGGTCGAGCGAGGGGGGCGGCAAGACGTTTTCCTGGGTACGCGTGACTGCCAAGGCTATGTTGAGTCCTGCGTTTTCGGCGAAGGCGACAGTCCTTATGACGTTGAGGGCGAGCTGGCTTTTGGGCTGGTGTTTCACGGGTTTGACTACCCCGATGAAACCGGCGAGTCAAAACTCCATGCCCGATTCTGGCAACCCACCATGTTCAATGGTCGCGTCACATTCAAACGCCCAGAGGACTGCACCGTTCGCAAATATGTCCGTGACATGGGCATCAAAAAATTTGGTGACCAGAATTTGCGTGGTGTAGAGGCTGAAGCGGCGGAATTGGAGGACTAACGTGAGCTGGATACACAAACTCTATGAAACCTATGAGCAATGCCAGGGGCGTGACATGGCAGGCGAAGCACAGCTACTGCCCGTAAGTCATGCACAACAGCAAGCACATATCGAAATTGCATTGGATGCCCAAGGTGGTTTCAAAACCGCTCGTTTGATCAACAAGATCGAGACCTACATTCCTGCCACAGAGCAATCGGCTGGGCGTGTTGGCACTAAGCCACCACCACACCCCCTATGCGACAAACTCCAGTACTGTGCGTTGGATTACCCATTGCATGGCGGCAAGAAGCCATCCTTTTTTAACGAATATGAGGGCTTGCTCAATGCTTGGTGTAGCTCTGAATTTGCACATTCCAAAGCCCAGGCCGTGTTGCGCTATGTGCATGGCGGCACGCTGATCACAGATTTGGTTGACGCAGGAATCCTGCACGTGGATGCAAATGACAATTTGCTCACACGTTGGACTGGCTCCGGCCCTGCGCCAGAATTGTTTCGCATGCTCACACCCAACGCGGGTGAGCGCGACCAGGGCGACGCATTTGTTCGCTGGCAAGTATGGGAGCAAGGCAACCCATGTACAGCAGTTTGGGAAGACACCAGTTTGCAAAAGGCTTGGGCATGGTTTGATGCAAGCACCAAAACGCTCAAGGGCTTGTGCATGGTGACTGGTGTTGGTGAGACTGCCCTTGCTGAGAATCACCCAAAAAGAATTCGCCATGCGGGTGATGGTGCCAAGCTCATCAGTGCCAATGACAGTTCTGGCTACACCTTTCGTGGTCGGTTTACAGATAAGACTGGTCTGCAAGCTTGCGGTGTTGGTTATGAAGTCACTCAAAAAGCCCATAACGCACTGCGTTGGTTGATTCATCGACAAGCGTATCGCAACGATGATCAAGTGATCGTGACATGGGCCGTGGCTGGCAAGGATGTTCCTGATCCATTCCAAGATTCTTTGGCGCTGTTTTTGAGTGCCGAGGAAATATCGCAAGCCGACACCCAATCTCCGCCGACCAATGTTGGCGATGTCGGCCAAGCTTTTTCGTTGAGGCTAAACCGTGCCATTGCAGGTTACCGGGCCAAATTGGCTCCTAC contains these protein-coding regions:
- a CDS encoding CRISPR-associated helicase/endonuclease Cas3, whose product is MSKHIAHVRKADGAIQLLPDHLRGVARLTSEFASKIGLPQQGELIGLLHDLGKYSAEFQNYLKSAVELLNPDEDEFVDAKGLKGKVDHSTAGAQLVWQELAKFGQLGQIVAQILALCIASHHSGLIDCLSADENSLGDDSFSKRMNKQDGRSHLDEAQTVADDLVLLRAHALMAEPSMIHAIQSLVGKIIRLSPEKNDRNIVTQQHIGLLVRFLFSCLIDADRIDTADFENPRQAKLRMGGRYADWDTLCFRLEAHLANFTPRYPIDQLRQDISQHCFNAAKRRRGIFTLTVPTGGGKTLASLRFALHHAKTHQMERVIYVIPFTSIIDQNADVVRRILEPQGVVPGTVVLEHHSNLTPESQTWRSKMLSENWDAPVVYTTSVQFLETLFGSGTRGARRMHQLANAVLIFDEIQTLPVNCVHLFNNAISFLTKHCNSTVVLCTATQPLLDKVDAFKGAMQLADDHEIMPDVQGLFDDLKRVEVKNQLRHGGWSADDIAALALSEVERAQSCLVIVNTKIAAQAIYRQCKQRAEFKVYHLSTHMCPAHRKVILTQVRDDLQVQTPTLCISTQLIEAGVDVDFGCVIRFTAGLDSIAQAAGRCNRNGRQDCGIVHVINPQDENLNMLPDIRIGRDRAERVMSDFHENPGKFGNNLIGPQALAWYYQNYFYARSDEMTYPVSEKKLGHHDSLLNLLSCNTIASAEHSKAAGRAPDIYLRQSFMAAARAFKAIDAPTRGVLVPFEQAGRDLIADLCSAYMPDKEFDLLRKAQQYSVNVFPNVLEKLQKAGVVREVRPDTDILFLIDSRYYSTEFGLATTPEGNMEVLYG
- the cas5c gene encoding type I-C CRISPR-associated protein Cas5c, producing the protein MQQHPKGIWRFFMVNPNGIEFKVSARHALFTDPLTKIGGEKCSYHIPTYEALKGITKSIYWKPTLIWVIDEVRVMKRIRTQTKGTKPLDYGGGNTLAIYTFLADVEYQVRAHFEWNLHRPELKDDRIPAKHLAIAQRMVERGGRQDVFLGTRDCQGYVESCVFGEGDSPYDVEGELAFGLVFHGFDYPDETGESKLHARFWQPTMFNGRVTFKRPEDCTVRKYVRDMGIKKFGDQNLRGVEAEAAELED
- the cas8c gene encoding type I-C CRISPR-associated protein Cas8c/Csd1 translates to MSWIHKLYETYEQCQGRDMAGEAQLLPVSHAQQQAHIEIALDAQGGFKTARLINKIETYIPATEQSAGRVGTKPPPHPLCDKLQYCALDYPLHGGKKPSFFNEYEGLLNAWCSSEFAHSKAQAVLRYVHGGTLITDLVDAGILHVDANDNLLTRWTGSGPAPELFRMLTPNAGERDQGDAFVRWQVWEQGNPCTAVWEDTSLQKAWAWFDASTKTLKGLCMVTGVGETALAENHPKRIRHAGDGAKLISANDSSGYTFRGRFTDKTGLQACGVGYEVTQKAHNALRWLIHRQAYRNDDQVIVTWAVAGKDVPDPFQDSLALFLSAEEISQADTQSPPTNVGDVGQAFSLRLNRAIAGYRAKLAPTDDVVVLGLDSATPGRMAISFYRELKSSNFFERLQTWHRRSAWMQNFGANRQFIGAPSPRDVAEAAFGRRVDEKLRKSTVERLLPCIIDGQRLPRDLMNSTVRRATNRVGMAHWEWEKTLGIACALFNSYFHERDYQMTLETDRLSRDYLYGRLLALAEHIESRAIYLGGEKRDTTAAKLMQRFADRPASTWRTIELALTPAKSRLRAKQAGFLHKMEVLHDGIVASFQGDDFLDDRKLTGEFLLGYHCQRRELNSPKVDAIASTTEEAIAN